One part of the Perognathus longimembris pacificus isolate PPM17 chromosome 10, ASM2315922v1, whole genome shotgun sequence genome encodes these proteins:
- the Slc38a7 gene encoding putative sodium-coupled neutral amino acid transporter 7 isoform X1, with protein MAQLSINNDYSEWGSSTDAGERARLLQSPCVDTVPKSEGEASPEGPDRGTTSTLGAIFIVVNACLGAGLLNFPAAFRTAGGVAAGISLQMGMLVFIISGLVILAYCSQASNERTYQEVVWAVCGKLTGVLCEVAIAVYTFGTCIAFLIIIGDQQDKIIAVIAKEPEGASSSLWYTDRKFTISLTAFLFILPLSIPREIGFQKYASFLSVVGTWYVTAIIIIKYIWPDNKMTSGDILTRPASWMSVFNAMPTICFGFQCHVSSVPVFNSMRRPEVKTWGGVVTAAMVIALAVYLGTGICGFLTFGAAVDPDVLLSYPSTDMAVAVARAFIILSVLTSYPILHFCGRAVVEGLWLRYQGTPVEEDVGRERQRRVLQTLVWFLLTLLLALFIPDIGKVISVIGGLAACFIFVFPGLCLIQAKLSEMEEVKPASWWALVIYGVFLVTLGAFIFGQTTANAIFVNLLA; from the exons ATGGCCCAGTTGAGCATTAACAATGATTACAGTGAGTGGGGCTCCAGCACTGATGCCGGGGAGCGGGCGCGACTGCTGCAGAGTCCCTGTGTGGACACAGTCCCCAAAAGCGAAGGTGAAGCCTCTCCTGAGGGTCCCGACAGAGGCACCACTTCCACGCTTGGGGCCATCTTCATCGTTGTCAATGCCTGCTTGGGTGCAGGGCTGCTTAACTTCCCAGCGGCCTTCAGGACTGCTGGGGGTGTGGCAGCTGGCATCTCGCTGCAGATG GGCATGCTGGTTTTCATCATCAGTGGCCTGGTCATCTTGGCCTACTGCTCCCAGGCCAGCAATGAGCGGACCTACCAGGAGGTGGTATGGGCTGTGTGTGGCAAGCTAACAGGTGTGCTGTGCGAGGTGGCCATCGCCGTCTACACCTTCGGCACCTGTATCGCCTTCCTCATCATCATCGGGGACCAGCAAGACAAGA TTATAGCTGTGATAGCCAAGGAGCCAGAGGGGGCCAGCAGCAGCCTTTGGTACACAGACCGCAAGTTCACCATCAGCCTCACTgccttcctcttcatcctgcccctCTCCATTCCCAGAGAGATTGGCTTCCAGAAATATGCCAG CTTCCTGAGCGTCGTGGGCACCTGGTACGTCACTGCCATCATTATTATCAAATACATCTGGCCAGATAACAAGATGACCTCGGGAGATATCCTGACAAG GCCAGCTTCCTGGATGTCTGTGTTCAATGCTATGCCCACCATCTGCTTCGGATTTCAG TGCCATGTGAGCAGCGTGCCCGTCTTCAACAGCATGCGGAGGCCTGAGGTGAAGACCTGGGGCGGGGTGGTAACAGCTGCCATGGTCATCGCCCTGGCTGTCTATCTGGGCACAG GCATCTGTGGCTTCCTGACCTTTGGAGCCGCTGTGGACCCCGACGTGCTGCTGTCCTACCCTTCCACAGACATGGCTGTGGCTGTTGCCCGAGCCTTCATCATCCTGAGCGTGCTCACCTCCTACCCCATCCTGCACTTCTGTGGGCG GGCGGTGGTGGAAGGCCTATGGCTGCGCTACCAGGGGACCCCTGTGGAGGAGGATGTGGGGCGCGAGCGGCAACGGCGTGTGCTGCAGACGCTGGTGTGGTTCCTGCTCACCCTGCTGCTGGCTCTCTTCATCCCTGACATCGGCAAGGTCATCTCAGTCATCGGAGGCCTGGCTGCCTGCTTCATCTTTGTCTTTCCAG GGCTGTGCCTCATTCAAGCCAAATTGTCAGAGATGGAAGAGGTCAAACCAGCCAG CTGGTGGGCCTTGGTCATTTATGGAGTCTTCTTAGTCACCCTGGGAGCCTTCATCTTCGGCCAGACCACAGCCAATGCCATCTTTGTGAATCTCTTGGCATAA
- the Slc38a7 gene encoding putative sodium-coupled neutral amino acid transporter 7 isoform X2 → MLVFIISGLVILAYCSQASNERTYQEVVWAVCGKLTGVLCEVAIAVYTFGTCIAFLIIIGDQQDKIIAVIAKEPEGASSSLWYTDRKFTISLTAFLFILPLSIPREIGFQKYASFLSVVGTWYVTAIIIIKYIWPDNKMTSGDILTRPASWMSVFNAMPTICFGFQCHVSSVPVFNSMRRPEVKTWGGVVTAAMVIALAVYLGTGICGFLTFGAAVDPDVLLSYPSTDMAVAVARAFIILSVLTSYPILHFCGRAVVEGLWLRYQGTPVEEDVGRERQRRVLQTLVWFLLTLLLALFIPDIGKVISVIGGLAACFIFVFPGLCLIQAKLSEMEEVKPASWWALVIYGVFLVTLGAFIFGQTTANAIFVNLLA, encoded by the exons ATGCTGGTTTTCATCATCAGTGGCCTGGTCATCTTGGCCTACTGCTCCCAGGCCAGCAATGAGCGGACCTACCAGGAGGTGGTATGGGCTGTGTGTGGCAAGCTAACAGGTGTGCTGTGCGAGGTGGCCATCGCCGTCTACACCTTCGGCACCTGTATCGCCTTCCTCATCATCATCGGGGACCAGCAAGACAAGA TTATAGCTGTGATAGCCAAGGAGCCAGAGGGGGCCAGCAGCAGCCTTTGGTACACAGACCGCAAGTTCACCATCAGCCTCACTgccttcctcttcatcctgcccctCTCCATTCCCAGAGAGATTGGCTTCCAGAAATATGCCAG CTTCCTGAGCGTCGTGGGCACCTGGTACGTCACTGCCATCATTATTATCAAATACATCTGGCCAGATAACAAGATGACCTCGGGAGATATCCTGACAAG GCCAGCTTCCTGGATGTCTGTGTTCAATGCTATGCCCACCATCTGCTTCGGATTTCAG TGCCATGTGAGCAGCGTGCCCGTCTTCAACAGCATGCGGAGGCCTGAGGTGAAGACCTGGGGCGGGGTGGTAACAGCTGCCATGGTCATCGCCCTGGCTGTCTATCTGGGCACAG GCATCTGTGGCTTCCTGACCTTTGGAGCCGCTGTGGACCCCGACGTGCTGCTGTCCTACCCTTCCACAGACATGGCTGTGGCTGTTGCCCGAGCCTTCATCATCCTGAGCGTGCTCACCTCCTACCCCATCCTGCACTTCTGTGGGCG GGCGGTGGTGGAAGGCCTATGGCTGCGCTACCAGGGGACCCCTGTGGAGGAGGATGTGGGGCGCGAGCGGCAACGGCGTGTGCTGCAGACGCTGGTGTGGTTCCTGCTCACCCTGCTGCTGGCTCTCTTCATCCCTGACATCGGCAAGGTCATCTCAGTCATCGGAGGCCTGGCTGCCTGCTTCATCTTTGTCTTTCCAG GGCTGTGCCTCATTCAAGCCAAATTGTCAGAGATGGAAGAGGTCAAACCAGCCAG CTGGTGGGCCTTGGTCATTTATGGAGTCTTCTTAGTCACCCTGGGAGCCTTCATCTTCGGCCAGACCACAGCCAATGCCATCTTTGTGAATCTCTTGGCATAA